Below is a genomic region from Parageobacillus toebii NBRC 107807.
CAAAGATTTTGGTGAAAGGGGAAAAATGAATGAACAAAATGGCAGGAGTGGTTCTTGCCGGCGGGCAGTCGCGGCGTTTTGGCAGCCCGAAAGCGTTTGCCAAATTTAACGGAAAATATTTTTTTGAAATTGCTGTGGAAACGTTACGCGCAGTAGTAGAGGATATTTATATTGTTAGCCATCCTTCGCTAATAGACTGTTTTCGACAAAAGACGGCGGAAAAAGTGATTATGGACGATGAACGGTATCGTGGCCAAGGACCGCTTGCTGGAATTTATACGGTCATGAAAGAATGCGAAGCGGAATGGATATTTGTGCTTCCGTGCGATATGCCGTATATGCGTCCAGAAGCAGCGGCAAAACTTGCTAAATATGCGAACGAGAAGTTTGATGCGATTATCTGTGCGCATTTCGGCCGAATTCAGCCATTAGTTGGCATATATCATCGGCGAACATGCAAGCAGATCGAAAAACTTCTACAGGCACAAGATA
It encodes:
- a CDS encoding molybdenum cofactor guanylyltransferase; protein product: MNKMAGVVLAGGQSRRFGSPKAFAKFNGKYFFEIAVETLRAVVEDIYIVSHPSLIDCFRQKTAEKVIMDDERYRGQGPLAGIYTVMKECEAEWIFVLPCDMPYMRPEAAAKLAKYANEKFDAIICAHFGRIQPLVGIYHRRTCKQIEKLLQAQDNRMKSLFRHCHVHYVNEQDFWEDEIVFRNVNTPNEFDDIVT